A region of the Synechococcus sp. PCC 7502 genome:
AGCAAACCCACCTGGATGTCCCGATGCCTTAGAAGCACAAATTTGTAGGGTTAAATAACGCAGGGCATCAGCAGCTAATAGGGTTTGAAATGTAGCGCCGGGGTCGTTAATATCGGCGATCGCCTTATGACCATCAGCAATTACAGGGGTTTTTCCCAAAGTCGCAAACTGGGGTAATTCTGCGCCAAAATACTGAATTCCTTGGCAAAAATTGGGGATAGTTCCTGTGAAATCTTGAGCAGCAATAGTCATAGGATTGATTCTATAGATTGGATAAGCTAGGCGTTATAACGGTCTGGTGCCATAACCTAATCCTACCGCTTAATCTCACCATTAGATATTTTGGTTAAATTTCTAGCCCATTACTTACTTCTTTCCCACTGTAAAATAGGCTTAATTAAATGGGGGCAAGGGGTAACCCCCCTTCGTGAGTGCAAACATCCCCGATAGTATAATCTTTGGCTTTTTGGAATCTCCCTAGCGATCGCCACGCAAAATCCTAGGGTAACCTAAGAATAACTGCTACAGTCTGTATTAATTTCTAGAAATAATGAGTGCCAAGATAACGATTATTAGTCCCAAGGGTAAATCTCTAATCCATAGTATTAAAGAATTTTGGGAATATAGTGATTTGCTCTATATGCTGACCCTACGTCATATTAGTGTTCGGTACAAACAAACAGTAATTGGTGTAGCTTGGGTATTAATTCAACCTTTAGTATCCATGACTATTTTTACAATTATTTTTGGTAATTTAGTCAAAATCCCTTCCGAAGGTGTTCCCTATCCAATTTTCAGCTATTCAGCCTTAGTATTATGGGGATTATTTGCGGAAAGCATTAGCCGATCTGGAGCCAGTCTCATCAGTGAAGCCCAGTTAATTACTAAGGTCTATTTCCCCAGGTTAATAATTCCTTTGGCAGCAGTTGGATCTGCTTGGATCGATTTTGTCATTTCTTTATTTTTACTTATACCCTTGACTTTTATTTATGGTTTACGCCCAACTTGGCAATTACTGTTAATTCCCTTGGTCATGGCTATTACTATGATCCTGTCGGCAGGAATAGGGATGATGTTGGCAGCTTTGAATGCTCGTTATCGAGATTTTCAGTATGTTATTCCTTTTTTAATCCAAGTTTGGCTCTATGCTTCACCAGTGGTATATTCAGTACAAATTGTCCCTAAACATCTATTATTTTGGTATTATCTAAACCCTATGTCTGGACTTTTAGACACATTCCGCTTTGCAGTTACGGGACAGACTGCCTTTAGTGCAATTGGTTTAAGTTGGTCAATATTGTGCGCGATCGCTACCTTTAGTCTGGGTACATGGATATTTCGGTCAGTGGAAAGCAATTTTGCAGATTATATTTAGAGATAGAAGTTATTAAATTTAGGTCTTTTCCTATGACATCCCTATATCCAATTATGCAAGATGCCCAAATCTCTCTACCATGCGTAAGCTGGGATCAATTTGAATTGGTCGAGTCCAGTTTCTCTGGAATTGCAGGGGTAAAGTTCATATATTTTGATGGCGTTTTAGAAATTATGTCTCCCAGTTCGGATCATGAAGACTATAAAAGTACCATAGGATTACTCTTAGAAGCCTATATGCAAAATGTTGGTATTCGATTTTATAAAAGAGGAAGCGCAACCCTAGGGAATAAGGCGATTGGAGGACGGAAAGAACCTGATGAATCTTATAACTTTGGCATAAAAAAAATAATTCCAGATTTAGTAATTGAATTGATTATCACCAGTGGGAGTATAGATTTATTACAACTTTATCAACGCATGGCAGTTCCTGAAGTATGGCTGTGGCAAAATCAAATATTAAGGGTTTACCATTTGAAGCAGAACAAATATATAGAGATAACCCGCAGTAACTTTTTGCCAGACTTGGATTTAGATGTTCTGACAAAATATATTAATTATCATGATCAATATGATGCAGTTAAAGAGTTTGTTAATGAACTAAGAGCTAGTTAAAAGACTATTATATTTAGCTATGACGCAACCAGTAATTCAAGTTA
Encoded here:
- a CDS encoding Uma2 family endonuclease, which gives rise to MTSLYPIMQDAQISLPCVSWDQFELVESSFSGIAGVKFIYFDGVLEIMSPSSDHEDYKSTIGLLLEAYMQNVGIRFYKRGSATLGNKAIGGRKEPDESYNFGIKKIIPDLVIELIITSGSIDLLQLYQRMAVPEVWLWQNQILRVYHLKQNKYIEITRSNFLPDLDLDVLTKYINYHDQYDAVKEFVNELRAS
- a CDS encoding ABC transporter permease, yielding MSAKITIISPKGKSLIHSIKEFWEYSDLLYMLTLRHISVRYKQTVIGVAWVLIQPLVSMTIFTIIFGNLVKIPSEGVPYPIFSYSALVLWGLFAESISRSGASLISEAQLITKVYFPRLIIPLAAVGSAWIDFVISLFLLIPLTFIYGLRPTWQLLLIPLVMAITMILSAGIGMMLAALNARYRDFQYVIPFLIQVWLYASPVVYSVQIVPKHLLFWYYLNPMSGLLDTFRFAVTGQTAFSAIGLSWSILCAIATFSLGTWIFRSVESNFADYI